The proteins below are encoded in one region of Effusibacillus dendaii:
- a CDS encoding helix-turn-helix domain-containing protein → MSVGKDARGKSLLTNREREVFELLVQDKTTKEIAEVLFISEKTVRNHISNVMKKLNVKGRSQAVVELVRLEEIKI, encoded by the coding sequence GTGTCTGTGGGAAAGGACGCACGTGGCAAATCACTTCTCACCAACCGTGAACGAGAGGTATTCGAGTTGTTGGTACAAGACAAGACGACCAAAGAAATTGCGGAAGTCCTTTTTATCAGCGAGAAGACCGTTCGAAATCATATCAGCAATGTTATGAAAAAGCTAAATGTAAAAGGACGGTCGCAGGCCGTGGTGGAATTGGTGCGGCTGGAGGAAATAAAGATTTAA
- the metX gene encoding homoserine O-acetyltransferase MetX, protein MAVQLEEVARREFQLPDMMLQSGQWLRNAVLVYETFGTLNEQKDNAILVCHALTGDSHAGSTSGNPGWWDGLIGPGKALDTDRYFMICANVLGGCSGSSGPASVNPADGKPYGMRFPVVTIRDMVQAQYYLVKSFGIDRLFSVIGGSMGGMQVYEWAVSYPQMMETYIPIATCTRFSSMGIAFNNVMKQAILNDPDWHNGDYYGRSFPEKGLNLARRLGMITYRSFELYEERFGLSMVSSDDPYAMESQFQVEQYLSYQGSKLVKRFDANSYLYLLKSMDLHDISRGRAPYESVLEQIEAKSLMIGIDSDFLFPASEMVGTYELLKAKEKSVEYREIRSVYGHDGFLIEFEIMNEWVGGFLEKNR, encoded by the coding sequence ATGGCCGTTCAACTTGAAGAAGTCGCCCGAAGGGAATTCCAGTTGCCGGATATGATGTTGCAAAGCGGACAATGGTTGCGCAATGCTGTTCTGGTTTACGAAACATTCGGAACGCTGAATGAGCAAAAGGATAACGCGATTCTGGTTTGTCATGCGCTGACAGGGGATTCTCATGCGGGCAGCACGAGCGGCAACCCTGGCTGGTGGGATGGTTTGATTGGTCCTGGCAAAGCGCTTGATACAGACCGTTACTTCATGATTTGCGCTAACGTGCTGGGGGGGTGTTCCGGTTCCAGCGGACCCGCCTCAGTGAATCCGGCAGACGGGAAGCCTTATGGCATGCGATTTCCCGTTGTTACCATACGGGATATGGTGCAGGCACAGTATTATCTCGTCAAAAGTTTTGGCATCGACCGCTTGTTTTCAGTAATTGGCGGTTCCATGGGCGGCATGCAGGTTTACGAATGGGCGGTCAGTTATCCGCAGATGATGGAAACCTATATTCCGATTGCGACATGCACCCGTTTTTCCTCGATGGGCATTGCCTTCAACAATGTGATGAAGCAGGCAATTCTAAACGATCCGGATTGGCATAACGGCGATTATTACGGTCGCTCGTTTCCCGAAAAAGGGTTGAATTTGGCCCGCCGTTTAGGCATGATTACGTACCGCAGCTTCGAGTTATATGAGGAACGGTTTGGGTTGTCGATGGTGTCGAGCGACGATCCGTATGCGATGGAGTCTCAGTTTCAAGTGGAACAATATTTGAGTTATCAGGGGTCGAAGCTGGTCAAACGGTTTGATGCCAATTCGTACTTGTATCTGCTCAAGTCGATGGATCTGCATGATATTTCACGTGGCCGCGCTCCCTACGAATCGGTTTTGGAACAGATCGAAGCGAAATCTTTAATGATAGGCATTGATTCGGACTTTTTGTTTCCGGCTAGCGAGATGGTTGGAACATACGAATTGCTGAAAGCAAAAGAGAAATCGGTCGAATACCGGGAAATCCGTTCTGTATACGGACATGATGGATTTTTAATTGAATTTGAGATTATGAATGAATGGGTCGGAGGGTTTTTGGAAAAAAACAGATAA
- the sdhA gene encoding succinate dehydrogenase flavoprotein subunit: MSQRVIVVGGGLSGLMTTIKIAEEGVPVDLFSLVPVKRSHSACAQGGINGAVNTKGEGDSPWEHFDDTVYGGDFLANQPPVLAMCEAAPGIIHLLDRMGVMFNRTPEGLLDFRRFGGTKHHRTAFAGATTGQQLLYALDEQVRRFEAAGLVQKYEGWEFLSMVQDEEGTCRGIVAQDLRSMEIHSFVGDAVVLATGGPGLIFGRTTNSIINTGTAASAVYQQGVKYANGEFIQIHPTAIPGDDKLRLMSESARGEGGRVWTYKDGKPWYFLEEKYPAYGNLVPRDIATREIFHVCVDMGLGINGENMVYLDVSHIPKEVLNVKLGGILEIYEKFVGEDPRKVPMRIFPAVHYSMGGLWVDYDQHTNVEGLFAVGECDYSQHGANRLGANSLLSAIYSGMVAGPNVVHYIKGMKKASGDVAQHLFETERKKREEQYENILKMDGNENPYQIHRELGQWMTDNVTVVRHNDRLKKTDEKILELMERYKRIGMADTSRWENQMAPFTRQLWNMLQLARVITIGALNRNESRGAHYKPEFPKRDDANWLKTTIAKYSPDGPVFEYEDVDVSLIPPRERNYSVDKEESKS; this comes from the coding sequence ATGAGTCAACGAGTTATAGTTGTGGGCGGCGGCTTGTCCGGTTTGATGACAACCATCAAAATTGCGGAAGAAGGCGTGCCTGTTGATCTTTTTTCACTAGTTCCCGTTAAACGTTCGCACTCCGCTTGCGCGCAAGGCGGTATTAACGGAGCGGTCAATACAAAAGGGGAAGGAGACTCCCCGTGGGAACATTTTGACGACACGGTTTACGGCGGTGACTTTTTGGCAAACCAGCCGCCTGTTCTGGCAATGTGTGAAGCGGCTCCCGGCATTATTCACCTGTTGGACCGGATGGGCGTTATGTTTAACCGTACACCGGAAGGATTGTTGGACTTCCGCCGCTTTGGGGGCACAAAACACCACAGAACGGCGTTTGCCGGTGCGACAACTGGCCAGCAATTGCTGTACGCGCTGGATGAGCAGGTTCGTCGCTTTGAGGCGGCCGGACTGGTTCAAAAATATGAGGGCTGGGAATTCCTGTCGATGGTACAGGACGAGGAAGGAACTTGTCGAGGTATTGTAGCGCAGGATTTGCGTTCAATGGAAATTCACAGTTTTGTCGGTGATGCGGTGGTTTTGGCAACGGGTGGACCTGGTTTGATTTTTGGTCGTACCACAAACTCGATCATCAACACCGGTACGGCTGCCAGCGCTGTGTATCAGCAGGGCGTCAAGTACGCAAACGGAGAGTTTATTCAAATCCATCCGACTGCCATTCCGGGCGACGACAAGCTGCGTTTGATGTCCGAATCCGCTCGTGGCGAAGGCGGACGCGTATGGACGTATAAAGACGGTAAACCATGGTACTTCTTGGAAGAAAAATATCCGGCTTACGGAAACCTGGTTCCGCGGGATATTGCGACTCGTGAAATTTTCCACGTTTGTGTGGACATGGGACTTGGCATAAATGGCGAGAACATGGTGTATCTGGACGTTTCTCATATTCCGAAAGAAGTGTTGAACGTCAAATTGGGCGGTATCCTTGAAATTTATGAAAAATTTGTCGGGGAAGATCCGCGCAAAGTTCCGATGCGCATATTCCCGGCCGTTCACTATTCGATGGGCGGTTTGTGGGTTGACTACGATCAGCACACGAATGTGGAAGGATTGTTTGCAGTCGGCGAATGCGATTATTCGCAGCACGGAGCAAACCGTCTGGGTGCAAACTCGCTATTGTCCGCCATCTATAGCGGCATGGTGGCTGGACCGAATGTAGTTCATTATATTAAGGGCATGAAAAAAGCTTCCGGCGACGTAGCGCAGCACCTGTTTGAAACAGAGCGCAAGAAACGCGAAGAACAGTATGAAAACATTCTCAAAATGGACGGCAATGAAAACCCGTACCAGATTCACCGCGAATTGGGCCAATGGATGACTGACAACGTTACGGTGGTCCGCCACAACGACCGGTTGAAAAAGACGGACGAAAAGATTCTCGAGTTGATGGAGCGCTACAAGCGGATCGGCATGGCAGACACGTCCCGTTGGGAAAACCAGATGGCGCCGTTTACCCGCCAATTGTGGAACATGCTTCAGTTGGCCCGCGTGATCACGATTGGCGCATTGAACCGTAATGAGTCCCGCGGTGCTCATTACAAGCCGGAATTCCCGAAGCGGGATGATGCAAACTGGCTGAAAACGACAATTGCGAAATATAGTCCGGACGGCCCGGTTTTTGAATATGAAGATGTTGATGTTTCTCTGATTCCACCGCGGGAGCGCAACTACAGCGTGGATAAGGAGGAGAGCAAATCATGA
- the sdhB gene encoding succinate dehydrogenase iron-sulfur subunit, whose product MSEQKMVHVIIERQDSNDSVSYTEEFKIPQRPGMNVIALLMEIQRNPVNAQGKKTAPVAWECNCLEEICGACMMVINGKPRQACSALVDQLEQPIRLKPARTFPVVRDLVIDRSRMFEALKRVKAWVPIDGTYDLGPGPRMAERDRQWAYELSKCFTCGACVEACPNVNDRTSFIGPFAISQARLFNEHPTGAMHSHERLEALMGEGGIHECGNSQNCVQVCPKNIPLTTSIAAMNGQVNRYALTSWLRK is encoded by the coding sequence ATGAGCGAACAAAAAATGGTTCACGTTATTATTGAGCGGCAAGACTCGAATGATTCCGTTTCTTATACGGAAGAGTTTAAAATTCCGCAGCGTCCCGGCATGAACGTGATTGCCCTGTTGATGGAAATTCAACGGAATCCGGTCAACGCGCAAGGCAAAAAGACCGCCCCGGTTGCATGGGAATGCAACTGCTTAGAAGAAATTTGCGGCGCTTGCATGATGGTCATCAACGGCAAACCGCGCCAGGCTTGCTCCGCGTTGGTTGACCAGTTGGAGCAGCCGATTCGTTTAAAACCGGCTCGCACGTTCCCGGTCGTTCGTGACTTGGTAATTGACCGGTCCCGCATGTTCGAGGCGTTAAAACGTGTCAAGGCTTGGGTTCCGATCGACGGAACGTATGATCTGGGGCCTGGTCCCCGCATGGCGGAACGGGATCGTCAATGGGCGTATGAACTGTCCAAATGCTTTACTTGCGGTGCATGTGTTGAGGCGTGTCCGAACGTAAACGACAGAACTTCGTTTATTGGCCCGTTTGCGATCTCGCAAGCCCGTCTTTTCAACGAGCATCCGACCGGTGCCATGCATTCGCATGAGCGTCTGGAAGCGCTGATGGGAGAAGGCGGCATTCATGAGTGCGGCAACTCGCAAAACTGTGTGCAGGTTTGTCCGAAAAATATCCCGCTGACTACCTCAATCGCGGCGATGAACGGACAGGTTAACCGTTATGCACTGACCAGTTGGCTGCGGAAATAG
- a CDS encoding succinate dehydrogenase cytochrome b558 subunit, whose protein sequence is MVQQQKDFWFRRLHSLLGVLPVGLFLLFHLFTNAKARGGADHYNQAVADIAGIPFLPVVETIFIFLPLLYHGVYGMFIAFTSGYNVGQFSWFRNQMFVWQRITGVITFIFVVYHLWTTRFSGNAPSFDMVATLVNSPFTFWFMIIGVVAAAFHFANGLWSFLIHWGLTVGPRSQRVSAYVMSGIWVVISFLGVSALVAFKYPGA, encoded by the coding sequence GTGGTACAACAACAAAAAGATTTTTGGTTCCGAAGGTTGCATTCGTTATTGGGCGTGTTGCCAGTAGGCCTTTTTTTGCTTTTTCACTTATTTACGAACGCAAAAGCCAGAGGCGGGGCGGATCATTATAACCAAGCGGTGGCAGATATTGCCGGGATCCCGTTTCTGCCTGTGGTAGAAACGATCTTTATTTTTCTGCCGCTCCTGTATCATGGCGTTTATGGGATGTTTATCGCGTTTACTTCCGGATACAATGTCGGTCAGTTTTCTTGGTTCCGCAACCAGATGTTTGTTTGGCAGCGTATTACAGGCGTTATCACGTTTATTTTTGTTGTTTATCATTTGTGGACAACCCGTTTCAGCGGAAATGCTCCCAGCTTCGATATGGTGGCAACGCTTGTCAACAGTCCGTTCACATTCTGGTTTATGATCATTGGGGTTGTAGCGGCCGCTTTCCATTTTGCAAACGGCCTCTGGAGTTTCCTGATTCACTGGGGTTTGACAGTAGGTCCCCGCTCGCAGCGCGTATCGGCGTATGTTATGAGCGGTATTTGGGTGGTAATTTCATTCCTTGGAGTTAGCGCTTTGGTTGCGTTTAAATATCCTGGAGCGTAA
- the mscL gene encoding large conductance mechanosensitive channel protein MscL, with amino-acid sequence MFREFKKFAVQGNVLDLAIGVIIGGAFGKIVTSLVNDIIMPPIGLLLAKVDFGNLYINLSDRHYASLAEAKAAGAPTLNYGQFLNNVLDFLIVSFIIFLAVRQINRFHRREEEAPTTKQCQFCISEIPLKATRCPNCTSNLSE; translated from the coding sequence ATGTTCAGAGAATTCAAGAAGTTCGCCGTACAGGGAAACGTGTTGGATCTGGCGATCGGGGTCATCATTGGCGGCGCTTTCGGAAAAATCGTCACATCGCTGGTCAACGACATCATCATGCCGCCGATCGGCTTACTGCTGGCAAAAGTCGATTTCGGCAATCTGTATATCAATTTATCTGACAGGCATTATGCTAGTTTGGCAGAGGCCAAAGCAGCTGGTGCCCCGACCCTCAACTATGGACAGTTCCTCAATAACGTGCTTGATTTTCTGATTGTTTCGTTCATCATCTTTCTGGCGGTTCGCCAGATCAACCGTTTTCACCGCAGAGAGGAAGAGGCCCCTACCACCAAACAATGTCAGTTTTGCATCAGTGAGATTCCTTTGAAAGCGACGCGTTGTCCGAATTGTACTTCCAATCTGAGTGAGTAA